One region of Labrus bergylta chromosome 23, fLabBer1.1, whole genome shotgun sequence genomic DNA includes:
- the fgf23 gene encoding fibroblast growth factor 23, translated as MDVNRRLGMRDTVLALFLAVMQGFPLGETAPNHSPLVGSNWGNPRRYVHLQTSTDHNNFYLEIRLDGTVRKTTVRSSYSVILLKAETRERIAILGVKSSRYLCMDLEGNPFSSPICLRDDCLFNHKLLENNRDVYYSIRTGILFNLEGSRQVYSAGQNLPQTSIFLPRKNTVPLERLLLREKRNQVVDPSDPLNVFIGRTEEGSDSRAVPEDDADLELELEVEFEAGDDGRNVSRETAQAPSVDDPWNVLSSNPGSPRSSGTIG; from the exons aTGGACGTCAACAGGAGACTGGGGATGAGGGACACTGTGCTGGCTCTCTTCCTCGCAGTCATGCAGGGATTTCCTCTCGGGGAAACGGCCCCGAACCACTCACCGCTGGTTGGATCCAACTGGGGGAACCCGAGGAGATATGTCCACCTGCAGACATCCACAGACCATAACAACTTCTACCTGGAGATCAGATTAGATGGCACCGTGCGCAAAACCACCGTCAGGAGTTCATATA GTGTGATTTTACTGAAAGCAGAAACGAGAGAGCGCATCGCCATCCTCGGAGTCAAGAGTAGCCGCTACCTGTGTATGGATTTGGAGGGAAACCCATTCAGCTCT ccCATCTGCCTCAGGGACGACTGTCTGTTCAACCACAAACTTCTGGAGAACAACCGGGACGTGTACTACTCCATCCGGACCGGCATCCTCTTCAACCTGGAGGGCTCTCGGCAGGTGTACTCGGCGGGCCAGAACCTTCCGCAGACCTCCATCTTCCTGCCCCGGAAGAACACGGTCCCGCTGGAGCGCCTCCTGCTCAGGGAGAAGAGGAACCAGGTGGTGGATCCCTCAGACCCGCTCAACGTCTTCATCGGCAGGACCGAGGAGGGCTCGGACTCCCGGGCCGTGCCGGAGGACGATGCCGActtggagctggagctggaggtgGAGTTCGAGGCCGGGGACGATGGGCGCAACGTGTCCCGGGAGACGGCGCAGGCTCCGTCCGTCGACGACCCCTGGAACGTGCTGTCGTCCAACCCGGGCAGCCCCCGGAGCTCCGGAACCATTGGGTGA
- the LOC109993579 gene encoding fibroblast growth factor 6, with translation MAIAQRCLYSMSSGARTHWTLPAVLVLWTSLWGIASSYPIPSRTNATSLEKKWETLFSRSYLGIAGGKSELNWESDYLQGIKRVRRLYCNVGIGFHLQVLPDGRISGTHNENQYSLIEISTVDRGVISMFGVRSQLFVAMNSRGRLYGTRFFVDECKFKETLLPNNYNAYESFVYKGFYIALSKHGRVKRGNKATTAMTVTHFLPRL, from the exons ATGGCCATTGCGCAAAGGTGCCTCTACAGCATGTCCAGCGGGGCCAGGACGCACTGGACGCTGCCAGCAGTTCTTGTACTGTGGACTTCTCTCTGGGGGATCGCTTCTTCTTATCCGATTCCAAGCAGGACTAACGCGACTTCATTGGAAAAGAAGTGGGAGACGCTTTTCTCGCGCTCCTATCTGGGTATCGCCGGGGGGAAATCGGAGCTGAACTGGGAGAGTGACTATTTGCAGGGCATCAAAAGAGTGCGGCGACTGTACTGCAACGTGGGAATTGGGTTTCACCTGCAGGTGCTCCCGGACGGCAGGATAAGCGGAACACACAACGAGAACCAATACA GTCTCATAGAGATCTCCACCGTGGACCGAGGAGTCATCAGCATGTTCGGAGTGAGGAGTCAGCTGTTTGTCGCAATGAACAGCAGGGGAAGGTTATACGGAACG agatTCTTCGTGGACGAGTGCAAGTTCAAGGAGACTTTGCTGCCCAACAATTACAACGCCTACGAGTCTTTTGTTTACAAGGGCTTCTATATCGCCCTCAGCAAGCATGGCCGCGTAAAGAGAGGCAACAAGGCCACCACCGCCATGACTGTCACACATTTCCTCCCGCGGCTATGA